A single region of the Sorghum bicolor cultivar BTx623 chromosome 7, Sorghum_bicolor_NCBIv3, whole genome shotgun sequence genome encodes:
- the LOC8067809 gene encoding uncharacterized protein LOC8067809, with translation MAKMGAAILVCIVVLALDVTAGILGIEAQAAQNKVKKVTILFIQCEKPVYRAYQLGLAAAVLLVVAHAIANFLGGCACICSQLEFIKASINRKLAATTIILSWIALIAGFSLLLAGAMSNSKSQTSCRFTQGHTLGLGGIMCFVHGGITVAYYVTATAAAHEVP, from the exons ATGGCGAAGATGGGAGCTGCTATTCTGGTCTGCATAGTGGTTTTAGCCCTGGATGTCACAGCTGGCATACTAGGAATTGAGGCACAGGCTGCTCAAAACAAG GTTAAAAAGGTGACAATTCTCTTCATCCAATGCGAGAAACCAGTTTACAGAGCATACCAACTTGGCCTTGCAGCTGCAGTGCTTCTGGTAGTTGCCCATGCGATAGCCAACTTCCTTGGTGGCTGTGCCTGTATCTGCTCTCAGCTGGAGTTCATCAAGGCTTCCATTAACAGGAAACTGGCAGCCACTACCATCATTCTCTCATG GATTGCCCTGATTGCTGGATTCTCGCTGCTGCTCGCCGGTGCCATGTCCAACTCCAAGTCCCAGACATCATGCCGGTTCACTCAAGGCCACACTTTGGGCCTTGGAGGGATCATGTGCTTCGTCCATGGTGGTATCACGGTCGCCTATTATGTCACCGCCACTGCCGCAGCGCACGAAGTTCCTTAG